The following coding sequences are from one Lolium rigidum isolate FL_2022 chromosome 6, APGP_CSIRO_Lrig_0.1, whole genome shotgun sequence window:
- the LOC124665012 gene encoding LEAF RUST 10 DISEASE-RESISTANCE LOCUS RECEPTOR-LIKE PROTEIN KINASE-like 2.7 gives MHHLLLPAVVLLFAAAKAYAASCSDATCGGQTISYPFWLANSGPNCGYPGLGISCQDNTPILDHQFHQYRVLRIDYTNRTVALADADAWNTTCPRLTFSLSPDPNSWLQLTRSNFNLTVLYHCKAKLPRPSAVKLDGCPDQSDTWYVLPDDGVTGKAYGHGCEKAVTTPVLLSSAHRLAANPSLGEVLSAGFEMRYDAKNEQCGACEQSGGRCRYGRIEEHGGTGFACVCDDGANERQCGDAQSLRLKRQKIYKIASTSSEVLICLVLLACLLGYKKYHSALSASHLPCSFQEPAEVSLSLLAGDAGFGSSI, from the exons ATGCATCATCTGCTCCTCCCGGCCGTTGTGCTCCTCTTCGCCGCAGCCAAAGCCTACGCCGCTTCCTGCAGCGACGCCACCTGCGGCGGGCAGACCATCAGCTACCCGTTCTGGCTCGCCAACTCAGGCCCCAACTGCGGCTACCCGGGCCTCGGCATATCCTGCCAGGACAACACCCCGATCCTCGACCACCAGTTCCACCAGTACAGGGTCCtgcgcatcgactacaccaatcgCACCGTCGCCCTCGCCGACGCCGACGCGTGGAACACGACCTGCCCGCGGCTCACCTTCAGCCTCTCCCCCGACCCCAACTCCTGGCTGCAGCTCACgcgctccaacttcaacctcaccgTGCTCTACCACTGCAAGGCCAAGCTACCCCGGCCCTCCGCCGTGAAGCTCGACGGCTGCCCGGACCAGAGCGACACCTGGTACGTCCTCCCCGATGACGGGGTCACCGGCAAAGCGTACGGGCACGGGTGCGAGAAGGCGGTGACGACGCCGGTGCTGCTGAGCAGCGCGCATCGTCTGGCAGCCAACCCGTCGCTCGGCGAGGTGCTGAGCGCCGGGTTCGAGATGCGGTACGACGCCAAGAACGAGCAGTGCGGCGCGTGCGAGCAGTCCGGCGGGCGGTGCAGATACGGCCGCATCGAGGAGCACGGCGGGACGGGGTTCGCCTGCGTCTGCGACGATGGCGCTAACGAGCGCCAGTGCG GGGATGCACAGTCTTTACGCTTGAAGAGACAAAAAATAT ATAAAATAGCAAGCACCTCAAGCGAAGTTTTGATATGCCTAGTATTATTGGCATGTTTGTTGGGCTATAAGAAATACCACTCTGCACTTTCGGCCAGTCACCTTCCGTGCTCCTTTCAGGAGCCTGCCGAGGTTTCCTTGAGCCTCTTGGCGGGTGATGCTGGATTTGGCTCGTCCATATAG